The genome window TGAGGCGGTATCTTTTTGGAGAGCGGAATGGCATTTACATCATTGATCTCCAAAAGACCATGCAAAAGTTTGAAGAGGCATACCAATTCCTCAAGGACGTATCTCAGCAGGGAGAATCCGTCCTCTTTGTCGGCACCAAACGCCAGGCGGCGGAAAGCATCAGGGAGGAGGCCGAGCGGAGTGGCACGTTTTACGTGAACCATCGCTGGCTCGGGGGAACCTTGACCAACTTCCAGACCATTCGTAAGAGCATCAACAGACTTAAGCAGCTAGAGCAGATGCAAACGGATGGCACTTTCGAGAAACTGCCCAAAAAGGAGGCCATCCACCTCGGCCGCGAGATCGAAAAGTTGAACCGGGCACTGGGGGGGATCAAGGACATGGATCGGTTACCGGGGGCGGTTGCGGTCGTCGATACGCGGCGGGAGCGGATCGCCGTCCGGGAGGCGCGACGCCTTGGCATCCCGGTAGTGGCCTTGGTGGACACGAACTGCGATCCGGATGAGATTGATTATCCTATCCCGGGAAATGATGACGCCATCCGGGCATTGAAATTGATCACGTCTCGGTTGGCCGATGCGGTTCTGGAGGGGCGGGGGCCGCTCGACAGGGCACTGGAACAGGAGATGGCTGAGGAGGTCGAGGCGGCGGGTGAGACGGTGGAAGATGTGCTACCCGTGGCCGAGGTGGAAAAGGCAGAAGCACTGCAGGACGTCGATGGTTGAGGGTGACACGTCAGAGGGGAGCAGAGGATCTCGAAAACCAGATGGGGATGACGGAACGATGACAGAGATTGCTGCCACACAAGTCAAAGAGCTCCGACTGGCAACCGGGGCCGGGATCATGGAGTGCAAGTCGGCGTTGGCAGACGCCCAGGGGGATATCGATCGAGCAGTATCCATCCTCCGGGAGCGAGGAATTGCGCGGGCAGCACGGAAGGCAGATCGGACTGCGGCCGAGGGATTGATTGTGTCTTACATACATCCGGGTGGCCGGATCGGGGTTCTCTTAGAGTTGAACTGCGAAAGCGATTTCGTGGCCAGGAACGAGCAATTTCAGGCCTTGGCCAAGGATCTAGCGATGCATGTGGCGGCCATGAATCCGCTCTACCTGCGGCGGGAGGAGGTCCCCGAAGCGGTCCTCGAAGAGGAGCGGCGGATCTTGCGAGTCCAGACAGAGGGAAGCGGGAAGCCATCCAACGTGATCGAGCGCATCGTCCAGGGGCGGCTGGAGAAATTTTTTCTCGAGACCTGTCTGATGGATCAATCGTTTGTGAAGGACCAGGATCGGACGGTTGAACAGGTCATCAAGGAAGCGATCAGCACCATTGGAGAAAATATCGTGGTGCGCCGCCTCTCCCGGTATCAGGTCGGGGACACGTCGAATACGTCTTGACCTTCGGAGGGTCCACGGTTCACTGTTGACAGTTCACAGTTGGGGTATCCGGGCTTAACCGTGAACCGTGAACTGTGAACCAAGTGACGCAGTCACCGGTTGGAGATATGGAGCTCAAGTACAGTCGGATCGTACTAAAGGTGAGCGGTGAGGCATTAGGGGGAGATCTGAAGTATGGGATCAGCCCAGATGTGATCCGCTTCGTCGCCGGAGAAATAGGGGAAGTACACGACCTCGGGGTTCAGATCGGCGTGGTGGTGGGGGGTGGCAACATCTTCCGCGGATTGAAGGCCACCGCTTCCGGGATGGATCGGGCGACCGCCGACTATATGGGGATGCTGGCGACGGTCCTGAACGGTCTGGCCCTCCAAGATGCCTTGGAGAGGCGCGGGGTCCACACGCGGGTGCAGTCGGCTATCGAGGTCCGGGAAGTCGCGGAACTTTTCATCCGCCGTCGGGCGATTCGGCACCTGGAGAAAGGTCGCGTGGTGATCTTTGTCGGCGGGACTGGCAACCCGTACTTCTCGACGGACACCGCCGCGGCCCTGAGAGCCATCGAGATTGGGGCGGAGGTGGTCTTTAAGGCGACCAAGGTGGATGGAGTGTACACCGCGGATCCTTTGAAAGACGCCTCAGCGCAGAAGTTCGATGAGCTGAGCTATATCGAGGTCCTCAGCCGGGAGCTCAAGGTGATGGATTCGACTGCCAT of Candidatus Methylomirabilota bacterium contains these proteins:
- the tsf gene encoding translation elongation factor Ts, with translation MTEIAATQVKELRLATGAGIMECKSALADAQGDIDRAVSILRERGIARAARKADRTAAEGLIVSYIHPGGRIGVLLELNCESDFVARNEQFQALAKDLAMHVAAMNPLYLRREEVPEAVLEEERRILRVQTEGSGKPSNVIERIVQGRLEKFFLETCLMDQSFVKDQDRTVEQVIKEAISTIGENIVVRRLSRYQVGDTSNTS
- the rpsB gene encoding 30S ribosomal protein S2, with protein sequence MAAITMKELLEAGVHFGHQTKRWNPKMRRYLFGERNGIYIIDLQKTMQKFEEAYQFLKDVSQQGESVLFVGTKRQAAESIREEAERSGTFYVNHRWLGGTLTNFQTIRKSINRLKQLEQMQTDGTFEKLPKKEAIHLGREIEKLNRALGGIKDMDRLPGAVAVVDTRRERIAVREARRLGIPVVALVDTNCDPDEIDYPIPGNDDAIRALKLITSRLADAVLEGRGPLDRALEQEMAEEVEAAGETVEDVLPVAEVEKAEALQDVDG
- the pyrH gene encoding UMP kinase, with product MELKYSRIVLKVSGEALGGDLKYGISPDVIRFVAGEIGEVHDLGVQIGVVVGGGNIFRGLKATASGMDRATADYMGMLATVLNGLALQDALERRGVHTRVQSAIEVREVAELFIRRRAIRHLEKGRVVIFVGGTGNPYFSTDTAAALRAIEIGAEVVFKATKVDGVYTADPLKDASAQKFDELSYIEVLSRELKVMDSTAISLCMDNRFPIVVFNLHEQGRLKGLVLGEKVGTIVKGR